ATTCGACGGGAAATGTTTACATCGCACAGACCGATGCTCGTAATGAAGTGAACGGCCGTTCTGGCACCCAAGGACACGGCTTATCCGAACTCGAAAACAGGGCTTTCCTCAACCAGATTACCAGCGTTGCATTCAAGGAGGGTGTTGCCAAACCTGCGAAGTTCATCAACCTTGAACCGTTACCCCCCAATCAGCCGGCCCCGGGCGAGGCATTGGCAACCCCCTTCGCAATCGAAGTCAGTGCGGATGATTCTACCTTGATCGTATCTGCAGCGGGCTCTGACAAACTTTTCACGGTCGATACAGCCACCGGACAGCTACTCGGTCGTACTGACGTGGGCGCTGTCCCACGTGGCATCGCCTTAGAAAATTCGCCCCAAGGAAAACCCGTGAAGGCCTGGGTACTCAACGCGGTAGCCAACACAGTCTCGCTGGTTGACTTGTCGAATCGAACCCAACCCAAAGTGCTCGATACCATTTCCCTCCAAGACCCGACCCATCCAACAGTGAAGCAAGGTCGCATCGCATTCAACACCGCTTCCGCATCGACCACGGGCACTTTTTCTTGCGCCAGCTGCCATCCCGACGGGCATACGGATCAGCTTCTGTGGGTATTGAAAACGCCCGTCGTGAGCGGTGGAAATCAGATTATGCCACGATCAACGATGCCGGTTCGCGGATTGAGAGACACAGCTCCCTTTCATTGGGATGGAATACCAGGCGATCCATACGGTGGCAACAATAGTGCCAACATTCACACTTCGGTCGAACCCAATAGCAACTTAGATATCCCGGAAAGCAGCACCCGTCATTTGATCGATGGGGGAATCGCTGCAACCATGAGCCTCGTTGGCGACGCCACCGTCAATGACGAAGGAAAACCCGGCGCATTGACAGCGTCCGAACGTGATGCCATGGCAATCTTCCTATTGAACGTACCCTACCCACCTGCCCAACGCCGTGCCTACACGAACGTCTTATCTCCCCGAGCAAAACAGGGATTTCGACTATTTCACATCGAAGGCGATCACCAAGGTCAACCGGAAGCCAACGTATGTGGCGATTGCCACCGCATGCCATTTTGGGTGAGCACCAACACGCCGGGAACTGGAATGGATGCGCCCACTTGGAGAGGCGCTTATGATCGCTTTCTAATTCTTCCCCAAGGTCGTCTAAACATCATTGACTTCGACTTCTACCGCAATATCGCCGAACGGGGTATTCCGGAACGAAACATGTGGCAATTCTCTTGGGCAGGTCGCCGTCGTTTCGACCCCGTTTGGGACATGGTGTTGGAAGGGAGTACGGGATTCTCGGGTGCCTTCGCTCGTCAAGTCACCGTCGATCGTAACAGCCATCACCAAGAACTAACAACGGATCTCCTGAAAGCATTGGAACGGTCCGCTGTCGAAGGAGCCGTCGTGCTTACCGTTGAGGGGATGTTCCTAAACGAAATCGAACCTCGGCAGGCTAACCTACGTTTTGACCCCAGCTCACTCAAACCGGGTTACGTAGAAAGCAATGAGCAGGGCGAACCTTTAACTCGTGAGGATTTGTTGCAGCTCGCCTCCACGGGACAATTCGTCGGTACCTTTACAGCGCGTCACGGAGCCAATGCGGATCTCGATCATCCCCAGCCCGCTATCTGGACCCTGGGCCCAATTGAACAACAAAGCGGGAGGCAGCAATTTCCAATTCTCTATCCAGGGCATCGTCAAATGATCGTCAGCGCCCGTCACGTGCGTGAGGGAGCCCATTTGATCGTTGATGGAAGACGCGTTCCCGCCAAGTTGGAAGTCGAAGCAGAAACTCTCAAAATAGAAACTGCCCAGTTGCCGACAAGCGGAATGCATCTACTCCAAGTCCAAAACCCGAATGGAATGTTCAGCAACGACTTTATTTTTCATGTGGCGGACAATCAAAAAGACGCGGCGCAGGCAAATCGCAAACTGAATCAAGTCCAGACAGCGATCAATACTGCGGTCTCACGGGGCGATGATCGCCAAGTACGTCAACTACTCAACGCGGGTGTCGATCTGAACGCACGCCATCCTGATGAAGGGTCCACGGCACTCAGCACTGCCGCCTTGCATGGACAGCTTGAAATAGCCAACCTCTTACTTGAGCGGGGAGCTGACCCTAACGCGACAAACAACGACGGCAATGCGCCTTTGCATGTAGCCGCCTTCCTCTGCCATGCTGACATCGTTGAGTTATTGCTTGACCGGGGCGCGTCAATCGAGCAAAAAAACAATCGTGGAGAAACGGCTGTCGATACCGTTTCGACACGCTGGAGCGACGAGCTAGCGGGATTCTATCGGGCAATCGCAGGAGCTGTACGCATCGAGATCGATTTAACACGAATCGAGAAAATTCGACCGCTCATTGCCAAAACCCTGCGGCAACATGCGGCCCACACGGCTTCCGATAGCGACTCCGACCGCGAACCCTAAGGACACAAGATCTGCCTTAAGTCGCCCGAATCGAGCATGTCCGTACCACAACCAGGACGGCTCTCATGCATCATGAATTCGCGTTTGCTAAACTACCGGATTCCAAGGACAATTCTCGGGCGGCTGCTTTGCTTCAGCTGGCGTTTGCAAGATGGGCCGCCTAAACGTCAGAAGTGAACTCGCGTTCCCATTCGACATCCGGACGCGGTACCATTCCCGACCTCAAACCGTTCCATGACTTGAACTGATCAGGTATTCTTCGTGTTGCTCGAAAGCAGGTGAAAGAATGAAAATGCTCAGCCGACTCTTGTTGATCACAATTCTTATGTCAACCATTCATGCAGTCTCCGCGGCTCGTGAAACGGCTCGAATCGACTTTAGCATTCAGTCCCCCATAGCCGAATCGATTGCCTGCCGGATTCACTTGGCCAATGAAAACAACCAACCAATCAAGGCCAATGGCCAACCTTTTTGGAAAGACCATTTCACCTGTCCAGGACGAGTCACGGTCGAGGTGCCGCCAGGAGTTTATCGTTGGACCATTGAGAAAGGTCCGGAATACGAGCAAGTGACGGGCGAACTCCAAATAAAAGCCAATCAAGTGTCAACGGTCAATGTGACGCTCAAACGAATCGCTCACCTCAGGCAAGGGGGATGGTACAGCGGCGACTTGCACATTCATCGCGCAATCAAGGACGTTCCAGCACTTATCAAGGCGGAAGATCTCGATTTCGCACCCGTCATCACCTGGTGGAATTCACCGGCCTCAACCCGAGAGTTCGTTCCGCGGACACAATCACGCTTCGATGGCCATCGAATCATGGAAGTGCTTGCCGGGGAAGATGAGCGAGAGGGTGGCGCGCTGCTCTATTTCGGACTTCAG
This genomic window from Pirellulaceae bacterium contains:
- a CDS encoding ankyrin repeat domain-containing protein — encoded protein: MFKTAIAFVAVNSAFCVLIGANVIPTATEGQSTAQAGGTDKVKPTAPLGTLVGHPTFVSPHASPIAQRDDHVFVVNTPADTVDVINASTRAIVARVKVGIDPVSIAIRPDGKEVWVSNHVSDSISVIDNDPGNPTYLQVVATVQKLDSKTKATRFDEPVGIAFANNSKAYVALSSENVIAVIDTETRRIKKRLNITAQDPRAIRVQGNRLYVTPFESNNQTQLSGGTGDLDGDLVTFNAHQHSIAVNNVLSLGHVVDIVKHPEVPDRDLYIFDTETDELVEVVDTLGTLLYGLAVDSTGNVYIAQTDARNEVNGRSGTQGHGLSELENRAFLNQITSVAFKEGVAKPAKFINLEPLPPNQPAPGEALATPFAIEVSADDSTLIVSAAGSDKLFTVDTATGQLLGRTDVGAVPRGIALENSPQGKPVKAWVLNAVANTVSLVDLSNRTQPKVLDTISLQDPTHPTVKQGRIAFNTASASTTGTFSCASCHPDGHTDQLLWVLKTPVVSGGNQIMPRSTMPVRGLRDTAPFHWDGIPGDPYGGNNSANIHTSVEPNSNLDIPESSTRHLIDGGIAATMSLVGDATVNDEGKPGALTASERDAMAIFLLNVPYPPAQRRAYTNVLSPRAKQGFRLFHIEGDHQGQPEANVCGDCHRMPFWVSTNTPGTGMDAPTWRGAYDRFLILPQGRLNIIDFDFYRNIAERGIPERNMWQFSWAGRRRFDPVWDMVLEGSTGFSGAFARQVTVDRNSHHQELTTDLLKALERSAVEGAVVLTVEGMFLNEIEPRQANLRFDPSSLKPGYVESNEQGEPLTREDLLQLASTGQFVGTFTARHGANADLDHPQPAIWTLGPIEQQSGRQQFPILYPGHRQMIVSARHVREGAHLIVDGRRVPAKLEVEAETLKIETAQLPTSGMHLLQVQNPNGMFSNDFIFHVADNQKDAAQANRKLNQVQTAINTAVSRGDDRQVRQLLNAGVDLNARHPDEGSTALSTAALHGQLEIANLLLERGADPNATNNDGNAPLHVAAFLCHADIVELLLDRGASIEQKNNRGETAVDTVSTRWSDELAGFYRAIAGAVRIEIDLTRIEKIRPLIAKTLRQHAAHTASDSDSDREP